The following proteins are co-located in the Castanea sativa cultivar Marrone di Chiusa Pesio chromosome 8, ASM4071231v1 genome:
- the LOC142606351 gene encoding uncharacterized protein LOC142606351, whose amino-acid sequence MSSCLQYCKSTSARRSHCIPPQAHQSHAPNSWRPPPPGWYKTNVNGAVFTDRRQCGIGVVVWNDKGQIMGALSKALPYPLGALEAKAKAAEIGITFSWELGLRELILEGDSQTVVNAIASHDPGPVQIQHTVNGIKSWESQFRAWKTSFTRREGNEAAHLMAKHAKQISECSIWVEDTPPIIASQILNDVSDLGFSPV is encoded by the exons ATGAG CTCATGTCTCCAATATTGCAAATCAACATCTGCCAGACGCTCCCACTGTATTCCCCCTCAAGCTCACCAATCCCACGCTCCCAATTCATGGAGGCCACCTCCACCTGGTTGGTACAAGACAAATGTCAATGGGGCTGTTTTCACAGATCGTCGACAGTGCGGGATTGGAGTGGTGGTTTGGAATGATAAAGGCCAAATAATGGGAGCCCTTAGCAAAGCACTCCCATACCCACTGGGAGCTCTagaagccaaagccaaagcagCCGAGATTGGCATAACTTTCTCATGGGAGCTGGGTCTAAGGGAGCTAATTCTCGAGGGGGATTCACAAACTGTTGTGAATGCCATTGCCAGCCATGACCCGGGCCCTGTTCAGATCCAGCACACAGTTAATGGTATAAAATCCTGGGAGTCGCAGTTTAGAGCTTGGAAGACCTCCTTCACGCGTAGAGAAGGAAACGAGGCAGCTCATCTCATGGCTAAACATGCcaagcagatttctgaatgtTCTATTTGGGTGGAAGATACTCCACCTATAATTGCTTCTCAAATCTTAAATGATGTATCTGATTTGGGTTTCAGCCCAGTTTAA